The Styela clava chromosome 2, kaStyClav1.hap1.2, whole genome shotgun sequence genome contains a region encoding:
- the LOC120335736 gene encoding uncharacterized protein LOC120335736 isoform X2: MTIQWIGVLLLIGGISWVNGKSCSRISINDLKGEIKSPANESECDPSSSYCKPPIYFPRKMNQAMLRLDFTAMFLAGGSFNISIVGFNSRRNEYFSPSILTFTPNTEQKCWIFSGSRSCFDGVNTTCMTVHSPNVQVISVLYKCRPSEYQFKFTYEYFDCKTGISWVNMQGCGSEISDLKGEIQSVTNKNECDWEEMCEYFFVSSPQMDQTMFRLDFTPTLHSGGIFDIVIYGLRYEYRYVDLSTLTFTPNTEQRCWIYSRPGKRIEPPTTTPLQTSSQSVTTPLRPTNHIAPTTQANKPSQTTDAPTTQAYIPSQTTDAPTTQANKPSQTTNAPTTQANKPSQTTNAPSTQANKPIQTTNTPSTRTNKPNQTTSNPISTDSDSSNNSLTTILIIVGCVIAVLLVIAAAIYWKNRQQAQEVNIAMSTPTRVYEEIHEPVDEEGYLSPMPNPNVSVQIPSIEEAYADPQDPDYIVPEDITPPPIPPPMYDSVLPSRSPPNPQANLPMDPPVPSNPGTSCQKPSVESVYTEPDYAPPENITAPPISMHENVGVPTSTATPNLQFTPLPNSEVQVSLMIRLNSSISCQVKSSDDRTNSDTPPENIPAPPMCDNARVTSRRNPPNPQTNLPTVSSNPDTSHQNPSHESVYDEPGFVPPENITASPIYDDTAAVTPSVYDETA; this comes from the exons GAATCTCATGGGTGAACGGGAAGAGTTGTAGTAGAATTTCCATAAATGACTTGAAAGGAGAAATCAAGTCCCCAGCAAATGAAAGTGAATGTGATCCGAGTAGTAGCTACTGTAAACCTCCGATCTATTTTCCTCGTAAAATGAATCAGGCGATGTTAAGATTGGATTTCACAGCCATGTTTCTTGCAGGAGGAAGTTTCAATATTAGTATTGTGGGCTTCAATTCTCGAA GGAATGAATACTTTAGCCCATCCATTCTCACATTTACACCCAACACTGAGCAGAAATGTTGGATATTCAGCGGATCTCGTAGTTGCTTTGACGGAGTAAATACAACATGCATGACTGTGCATAGCCCCAATGTACAAGTGATAAGTGTTTTGTACAAATGCCGGCCTTCTGAATATCAATTCAAATTCACTTACGAATACTTCGATTGCAAAACAG GAATCTCATGGGTGAACATGCAAGGTTGTGGATCGGAGATATCTGACTTGAAAGGAGAAATTCAGTCtgtaacaaataaaaatgaatgtgaTTGGGAGGAAAtgtgtgaatatttttttgtttcttctCCCCAAATGGATCAGACAATGTTCAGATTGGATTTCACGCCAACATTACACTCGGGAGGAATTTTCGATATTGTAATTTATGGCCTCAGATATGAATATAGAT ATGTTGACCTATCCACCCTCACATTTACACCCAACACTGAGCAGAGATGTTGGATATACAGCAGACCTG GAAAAAGAATTGAACCACCAACTACCACACCCCTACAGACTTCCAGCCAATCAGTGACCACACCCCTACGTCCAACCAATCATATTGCACCAACTACCCAGGCAAACAAACCCAGCCAAACTACTGATGCACCAACTACCCAGGCATACATACCCAGCCAAACTACTGATGCACCAACTACCCAGGCAAACAAACCCAGCCAAACTACCAATGCACCAACTACCCAGGCAAACAAACCCAGCCAAACTACTAATGCGCCATCTACCCAGGCTAACAAACCCATCCAAACTACCAATACACCATCTACCCGGACAAACAAACCCAATCAGACGACCTCTAACCCCATCTCCACTGATTCAGACTCCAGCAATAACTCTCTCACAACGATTTTGATAATAGTTGGATGTGTGATAGCAGTATTGTTAGTGATTGCAGCCGCAATTTATTGGAAAAACAg ACAACAAGCCCAGGAAGTAAATATTGCAATGTCGACCCCAACTCGTGTGTACGAAGAGATTCACGAACCGGTAGATGAGGAAGGTTATCTCTCACCCATGCCAAACCCCAACGTATCTGTTCAAATACCGAGTATAGAGGAAGCATACGCTGATCCACAAGATCCTGATTATATTGTCCCAGAGGATATTACTCCTCCTCCTATACCCCCTCCCATGTATGATAGTGTGCTGCCTTCAAGATCCCCACCCAACCCTCAAGCTAATCTGCCTATGGATCCCCCTGTCCCCTCAAACCCCGGCACTTCCTGTCAAAAACCAAGCGTCGAAAGTGTTTATACCGAGCCCGATTACGCCCCACCAGAAAATATTACTGCCCCGCCTATCTCCATGCATGAGAATGTTGGCGTGCCAACTTCCACAGCCACACCCAACCTTCAGTTCACGCCGCTTCCAAATTCTGAAGTACAGGTTTCACTTATGATCCGCTTAAATTCTAGCATTTCTTGTCAAGTTAAGAGTTCTGATGACAGAACAAATTCAGACACACCCCCAGAAAACATACCTGCCCCTCCCATGTGTGATAACGCAAGGGTGACATCACGCAGAAACCCACCCAACCCCCAAACAAATCTTCCTACTGTATCCTCAAACCCTGACACTTCTCATCAAAATCCAAGTCACGAAAGCGTTTATGACGAGCCCGGTTTTGTCCCGCCAGAAAATATTACTGCCTCGCCCATATATGATGATACGGCAGCCGTTACCCCATCTGTTTATGATGAAACTGCATAA
- the LOC120335736 gene encoding uncharacterized protein LOC120335736 isoform X1, producing MTIQWIGVLLLIGGISWVNGKSCSRISINDLKGEIKSPANESECDPSSSYCKPPIYFPRKMNQAMLRLDFTAMFLAGGSFNISIVGFNSRRNEYFSPSILTFTPNTEQKCWIFSGSRSCFDGVNTTCMTVHSPNVQVISVLYKCRPSEYQFKFTYEYFDCKTGISWVNMQGCGSEISDLKGEIQSVTNKNECDWEEMCEYFFVSSPQMDQTMFRLDFTPTLHSGGIFDIVIYGLRYEYRYVDLSTLTFTPNTEQRCWIYSRPGNCLNALNTTCMTVNWLYVEKIWVWYRCQPSEYQFKLTYGYFDCKTGKRIEPPTTTPLQTSSQSVTTPLRPTNHIAPTTQANKPSQTTDAPTTQAYIPSQTTDAPTTQANKPSQTTNAPTTQANKPSQTTNAPSTQANKPIQTTNTPSTRTNKPNQTTSNPISTDSDSSNNSLTTILIIVGCVIAVLLVIAAAIYWKNRQQAQEVNIAMSTPTRVYEEIHEPVDEEGYLSPMPNPNVSVQIPSIEEAYADPQDPDYIVPEDITPPPIPPPMYDSVLPSRSPPNPQANLPMDPPVPSNPGTSCQKPSVESVYTEPDYAPPENITAPPISMHENVGVPTSTATPNLQFTPLPNSEVQVSLMIRLNSSISCQVKSSDDRTNSDTPPENIPAPPMCDNARVTSRRNPPNPQTNLPTVSSNPDTSHQNPSHESVYDEPGFVPPENITASPIYDDTAAVTPSVYDETA from the exons GAATCTCATGGGTGAACGGGAAGAGTTGTAGTAGAATTTCCATAAATGACTTGAAAGGAGAAATCAAGTCCCCAGCAAATGAAAGTGAATGTGATCCGAGTAGTAGCTACTGTAAACCTCCGATCTATTTTCCTCGTAAAATGAATCAGGCGATGTTAAGATTGGATTTCACAGCCATGTTTCTTGCAGGAGGAAGTTTCAATATTAGTATTGTGGGCTTCAATTCTCGAA GGAATGAATACTTTAGCCCATCCATTCTCACATTTACACCCAACACTGAGCAGAAATGTTGGATATTCAGCGGATCTCGTAGTTGCTTTGACGGAGTAAATACAACATGCATGACTGTGCATAGCCCCAATGTACAAGTGATAAGTGTTTTGTACAAATGCCGGCCTTCTGAATATCAATTCAAATTCACTTACGAATACTTCGATTGCAAAACAG GAATCTCATGGGTGAACATGCAAGGTTGTGGATCGGAGATATCTGACTTGAAAGGAGAAATTCAGTCtgtaacaaataaaaatgaatgtgaTTGGGAGGAAAtgtgtgaatatttttttgtttcttctCCCCAAATGGATCAGACAATGTTCAGATTGGATTTCACGCCAACATTACACTCGGGAGGAATTTTCGATATTGTAATTTATGGCCTCAGATATGAATATAGAT ATGTTGACCTATCCACCCTCACATTTACACCCAACACTGAGCAGAGATGTTGGATATACAGCAGACCTGGTAATTGCTTGAATGCATTGAATACAACATGTATGACTGTAAACTGGTTGTATGTAGAAAAGATATGGGTTTGGTACAGATGCCAGCCTTCTGAATATCAATTCAAATTGACTTACGGATACTTCGATTGTAAAACAG GAAAAAGAATTGAACCACCAACTACCACACCCCTACAGACTTCCAGCCAATCAGTGACCACACCCCTACGTCCAACCAATCATATTGCACCAACTACCCAGGCAAACAAACCCAGCCAAACTACTGATGCACCAACTACCCAGGCATACATACCCAGCCAAACTACTGATGCACCAACTACCCAGGCAAACAAACCCAGCCAAACTACCAATGCACCAACTACCCAGGCAAACAAACCCAGCCAAACTACTAATGCGCCATCTACCCAGGCTAACAAACCCATCCAAACTACCAATACACCATCTACCCGGACAAACAAACCCAATCAGACGACCTCTAACCCCATCTCCACTGATTCAGACTCCAGCAATAACTCTCTCACAACGATTTTGATAATAGTTGGATGTGTGATAGCAGTATTGTTAGTGATTGCAGCCGCAATTTATTGGAAAAACAg ACAACAAGCCCAGGAAGTAAATATTGCAATGTCGACCCCAACTCGTGTGTACGAAGAGATTCACGAACCGGTAGATGAGGAAGGTTATCTCTCACCCATGCCAAACCCCAACGTATCTGTTCAAATACCGAGTATAGAGGAAGCATACGCTGATCCACAAGATCCTGATTATATTGTCCCAGAGGATATTACTCCTCCTCCTATACCCCCTCCCATGTATGATAGTGTGCTGCCTTCAAGATCCCCACCCAACCCTCAAGCTAATCTGCCTATGGATCCCCCTGTCCCCTCAAACCCCGGCACTTCCTGTCAAAAACCAAGCGTCGAAAGTGTTTATACCGAGCCCGATTACGCCCCACCAGAAAATATTACTGCCCCGCCTATCTCCATGCATGAGAATGTTGGCGTGCCAACTTCCACAGCCACACCCAACCTTCAGTTCACGCCGCTTCCAAATTCTGAAGTACAGGTTTCACTTATGATCCGCTTAAATTCTAGCATTTCTTGTCAAGTTAAGAGTTCTGATGACAGAACAAATTCAGACACACCCCCAGAAAACATACCTGCCCCTCCCATGTGTGATAACGCAAGGGTGACATCACGCAGAAACCCACCCAACCCCCAAACAAATCTTCCTACTGTATCCTCAAACCCTGACACTTCTCATCAAAATCCAAGTCACGAAAGCGTTTATGACGAGCCCGGTTTTGTCCCGCCAGAAAATATTACTGCCTCGCCCATATATGATGATACGGCAGCCGTTACCCCATCTGTTTATGATGAAACTGCATAA